The following are encoded in a window of Salmo trutta chromosome 9, fSalTru1.1, whole genome shotgun sequence genomic DNA:
- the ppil3 gene encoding peptidyl-prolyl cis-trans isomerase-like 3: MAVTLHTDLGDLKIELFCERAPKSCENFLALCAGGFYNGCIFHRNIKGFMVQTGDPTGTGKGGTSIWGRKFEDELSEHLKHNVRGVVSMANNGPNTNASQFFFTYAKQPHLDMKYTVFGKIIDGLETLDELEKLPVNEKSFRPLTETRIKDVTLHANPFAG; the protein is encoded by the exons ATG GCAGTGACACTGCACACAGACCTTGGGGATTTAAAAATCGAGCTGTTCTGTGAACGTGCCCCGAAATCATGTGAG AATTTCCTAGCTCTGTGTGCAGGTGGGTTCTACAATGGCTGCATATTCCACAGGAACATCAAAGGCTTCATGGTTCAGACCGGCGACCCCACAG GCACTGGAAAAGGAGGGACGAGTATTTGGGGACGGAAATTTGAAGATGAGTTGAGTGAACACCTAAAA CATAATGTGCGTGGCGTGGTTTCTATGGCGAACAACGGCCCCAACACTAATGCCTCCCAGTTCTTCTTCACCTATGCCAAGCAGCCCCATCTGGACATGAAGTACACCGTGTTTGGAAA AATAATAGATGGCTTGGAAACACTGGATGAACTGGAGAAGCTCCCTGTCAATGAAAAGTCATTCCGGCCGCTGACTGAGACTCGTATAAAGGACGTGACTCTTCATGCCAACCCATTTGCAGGATAG